The following coding sequences lie in one Pontibacter sp. G13 genomic window:
- a CDS encoding histidine kinase: protein MSMPTSPRSVKKQLWRMALITSPLLGIYGTLPIMMFLDAYPALRPEPILSEEFRMLIGLIFVSFSTFGQWMINLWMVRIERKLTLHKFHQQVLFRYVGSFLLIGIFMGLAMGILDTIKPDRVAETIGILRFYPILTAFTNNLVILLIIRVVLANYEKSKLELQKAQLEIDHLLSQQAQLKQQIHPHFLFNVLATLQIFISRDPERAKAYTQDVAKYLRRSLEMAERNLVSVREDLDFFRQYMHLQQIRFGEAIQYEVHLSDGLLENGRLPVYTLQMLAENAIKHNAADTEHPLVIEIREGAKGRIEVSNNRRPKFHSEPTTQIGLANLSQRFGHFTEQLPDISTVDDRFSVTLATHLDESIDH, encoded by the coding sequence ATGTCCATGCCCACAAGTCCCAGATCCGTCAAAAAACAGCTTTGGAGGATGGCGCTCATCACTTCCCCGCTCTTGGGGATCTATGGGACGCTACCTATCATGATGTTTCTGGATGCCTATCCTGCCTTGCGTCCGGAACCGATTTTGTCGGAAGAGTTCCGCATGCTGATCGGATTGATATTCGTTTCCTTCAGCACCTTTGGCCAATGGATGATCAACCTATGGATGGTCAGGATCGAACGGAAGCTCACCCTGCACAAATTCCACCAACAGGTCCTCTTTCGCTATGTGGGCTCGTTTCTGCTGATCGGAATATTCATGGGACTGGCGATGGGCATTTTGGACACCATCAAGCCTGACCGAGTGGCCGAGACCATCGGGATTTTGCGGTTTTATCCCATCCTGACAGCTTTCACCAATAATCTGGTGATCCTGCTGATCATTCGGGTGGTATTGGCCAATTATGAGAAATCCAAGCTGGAGCTTCAGAAGGCGCAATTGGAGATCGATCATCTCCTGTCCCAGCAGGCTCAACTCAAGCAACAGATCCATCCTCACTTTTTATTCAATGTCTTGGCGACGCTTCAAATTTTCATCTCTCGGGACCCAGAGCGGGCCAAGGCCTACACGCAGGACGTCGCGAAGTATCTCCGCAGATCGCTTGAGATGGCGGAGCGCAATCTCGTGTCCGTCAGAGAGGATTTGGATTTTTTCAGGCAGTACATGCACCTTCAGCAAATCCGATTCGGAGAGGCGATTCAGTATGAAGTACACCTATCGGACGGGTTGCTTGAGAATGGGAGACTGCCTGTCTATACCCTCCAGATGCTCGCAGAGAATGCGATCAAGCACAATGCCGCTGATACGGAGCATCCGTTGGTGATTGAAATCCGGGAGGGCGCCAAAGGTAGGATCGAGGTATCCAATAATCGAAGGCCCAAGTTCCATTCGGAGCCGACGACCCAGATCGGATTGGCCAACCTGTCCCAGCGATTTGGGCATTTCACCGAACAACTTCCCGATATTTCCACAGTAGATGATCGTTTTTCCGTCACCTTAGCTACCCACCTCGATGAGAGTATTGATCATTGA
- a CDS encoding LytTR family DNA-binding domain-containing protein: MRVLIIEDESLMAEALRDELLALEPQMEIMGMMGSISATLAFLEREGMPDLFFSDIELSDGLSFEIFRVLEQKAPVIFCTAYHHYALEAFQAHGIDYLLKPFDRSDIQATLDKYHQFFPQPSVSQPSEAVGRLENLLEQQFQPQSLLVYKGADIFPLQLGELALLQVGAGHVIAHTFDGRQFVVNQSMDRLASTLGNAFFRVNRQFLIHRKAISHVSPYFSRKLLVNPRIDFSEPLVISKANATNFLRWLEMG, translated from the coding sequence ATGAGAGTATTGATCATTGAAGATGAATCCCTGATGGCCGAGGCATTGAGAGATGAGCTATTGGCACTGGAACCCCAGATGGAGATCATGGGCATGATGGGAAGTATTTCCGCAACACTGGCATTTCTGGAGCGGGAAGGCATGCCTGACTTGTTCTTCTCCGACATCGAATTGAGCGATGGGCTGAGCTTTGAGATTTTCCGGGTCTTGGAGCAAAAGGCTCCCGTCATCTTCTGCACGGCTTACCACCATTATGCCTTGGAGGCGTTTCAGGCACATGGAATCGATTATCTGCTCAAACCCTTCGATCGATCTGACATTCAGGCCACCTTGGACAAATACCATCAATTTTTTCCTCAACCATCGGTATCCCAGCCCTCGGAAGCTGTGGGGAGATTGGAGAATCTGCTTGAGCAGCAGTTTCAGCCCCAATCTTTGTTGGTTTACAAAGGCGCCGATATTTTTCCCTTACAGCTCGGGGAACTTGCCCTGCTTCAAGTGGGGGCCGGGCACGTGATTGCGCATACCTTCGATGGCCGTCAATTTGTGGTCAATCAATCCATGGACCGACTGGCGAGCACTTTGGGAAATGCGTTCTTTCGGGTCAATCGCCAGTTTCTCATTCATCGCAAGGCGATTTCCCACGTTTCTCCCTATTTCTCCCGAAAATTGCTGGTCAATCCCCGAATCGATTTTTCAGAGCCATTGGTCATCTCCAAGGCCAATGCGACCAATTTCCTGCGATGGCTGGAAATGGGATAA
- a CDS encoding TonB-dependent receptor, translating into MLRTCCWLLAMLGICSLGFGQTKFTISGQIKDASNGEDLAFATILAKDLPGVGTNSNVYGFYSLTLEAGEHTIVYRSMGYSPIEKTINLTADLRIDIELETQVTSLEEVVISGEREDQNITRNEGSVTRVSMDDVKALPAFGGEPDVIKIIQLNPGIKSAGEGNSGFYVRGGGLDQNLVLLDEAPVYNPSHLLGFFSVFNGDALKSATVYKGGMMPEYGGRTASVMDIRMKDGNKKKYEVAGGIGSIASRLTVEGPIVKDRGSFMVSGRRTYADIFLALSNDEALKKSILYFYDLNLKANYRLSDRDRIYISGYFGRDKFGFDDLFGLNWGNATGTFRWNHLFTDKLFSNTSFIYSNYDYQFGFGLDDDQIALQSVIRDFNFKQDFSYSANEKNYLKFGFNVIHHTIEPGNLTAGANTGIPNQKAEEKYGLEGAAYVQNEQKIGERLSLNYGFRYSFFQQLGPGAQYEYDSEGNLVSQSNFDDWEGMQFYGGLEPRLSANFRLSSNNAIKLALNRNYQFIHLLSNATSSTPTDTWIMSSNNVKPQIADQISLGYFHNFADNMYESSVEVYYKDMQNVIDYRNGANVFFNDLLEGDLVYGDGTAYGVEFLMKKNRGKLTGWFSYTLSRTLRQFEEINNGDWFPARQDRIHDLSLVAMYQVTPKITLTGNYIYYTGDAVTFPTGKYEIEGMTIPYYTERNGYRMPDYHRMDLGITIQGKKTERFESNWNLSVYNVYGRENAYTITFQPSDDDPAVTQAVQLSLFKWVPSFTYNFKF; encoded by the coding sequence ATGCTTAGAACATGTTGCTGGCTGCTGGCCATGCTTGGAATCTGCTCCTTGGGCTTTGGACAGACCAAGTTTACCATCAGTGGTCAAATCAAGGACGCCTCCAATGGAGAGGACCTTGCCTTTGCCACCATCCTCGCCAAGGATCTCCCCGGGGTCGGGACCAATTCCAATGTCTATGGGTTTTATTCCCTGACCTTGGAAGCTGGGGAACACACCATTGTCTATCGCTCGATGGGGTATTCGCCCATTGAAAAGACCATCAACCTCACCGCTGATCTCCGTATCGACATCGAACTGGAAACGCAGGTGACCAGCTTGGAGGAGGTGGTGATCTCTGGAGAGCGAGAAGATCAAAATATCACCCGAAACGAGGGGAGTGTCACACGTGTCAGCATGGATGATGTGAAAGCGCTTCCTGCATTTGGCGGTGAGCCAGATGTGATCAAGATCATCCAATTGAATCCCGGGATCAAGTCCGCCGGAGAAGGTAACTCCGGATTCTATGTACGTGGAGGCGGCTTGGATCAAAATTTGGTTCTATTGGATGAAGCGCCAGTTTACAATCCCTCCCACTTGCTGGGCTTTTTCTCGGTCTTCAATGGAGATGCCTTGAAATCTGCCACTGTCTACAAAGGCGGAATGATGCCGGAATATGGAGGCCGTACCGCTTCTGTGATGGATATTCGCATGAAGGACGGAAACAAGAAGAAATACGAAGTGGCGGGCGGAATCGGCTCGATTGCCTCCCGTCTGACGGTGGAAGGCCCTATCGTGAAGGATCGCGGTTCTTTCATGGTTTCCGGACGTCGGACGTATGCGGATATCTTTCTGGCACTCTCCAATGACGAGGCGCTCAAGAAATCCATCCTGTATTTCTACGACTTGAACCTCAAGGCCAATTACCGACTTTCGGACCGGGACCGGATTTATATATCAGGCTACTTCGGGCGGGACAAGTTTGGATTTGATGACTTGTTTGGACTCAACTGGGGAAATGCCACGGGTACTTTCCGATGGAATCACCTGTTTACCGACAAGCTATTTTCCAATACTTCCTTCATCTACAGCAATTACGATTACCAATTCGGCTTTGGATTGGATGATGATCAGATTGCCCTTCAGTCCGTGATTCGGGACTTCAACTTCAAGCAGGATTTTTCCTATTCTGCGAATGAGAAGAACTACCTGAAATTCGGTTTCAACGTCATTCACCATACCATCGAGCCGGGCAACTTGACAGCAGGTGCCAATACGGGAATTCCCAATCAGAAGGCCGAGGAAAAATACGGACTGGAAGGAGCCGCCTACGTGCAAAACGAGCAGAAAATCGGGGAGCGCCTGTCTCTCAATTATGGCTTCCGATATTCCTTTTTCCAGCAGTTGGGGCCCGGAGCACAATACGAATATGACAGTGAAGGCAATTTGGTGTCCCAATCCAACTTTGATGATTGGGAGGGAATGCAGTTCTACGGAGGGCTGGAGCCAAGATTATCAGCGAACTTCCGATTGAGCTCAAACAACGCCATCAAATTGGCCTTGAATCGGAACTACCAGTTTATCCACTTGCTCAGCAATGCCACTTCCTCCACCCCGACGGATACGTGGATCATGAGCTCCAACAACGTCAAGCCCCAGATCGCCGATCAGATTTCCTTGGGATACTTCCACAACTTTGCCGACAACATGTACGAGTCCTCCGTGGAGGTCTACTACAAGGATATGCAGAATGTCATTGACTACCGAAACGGTGCCAATGTATTCTTCAACGATCTGTTGGAAGGCGATTTGGTCTATGGAGATGGAACGGCCTACGGCGTGGAATTTCTGATGAAGAAGAATCGTGGAAAATTGACCGGATGGTTCTCTTACACCCTTTCGCGTACCTTGCGCCAATTCGAGGAGATCAACAATGGGGATTGGTTCCCCGCGAGACAGGATCGGATTCATGACCTCTCCCTCGTGGCGATGTATCAGGTGACTCCGAAGATTACCCTGACCGGAAATTACATCTATTACACAGGAGATGCGGTGACATTCCCAACAGGAAAATACGAGATCGAGGGCATGACCATTCCTTACTACACCGAACGGAATGGCTATCGGATGCCTGATTACCACCGGATGGACCTCGGAATCACCATTCAGGGGAAAAAGACCGAGCGCTTCGAATCCAATTGGAACTTGTCTGTCTACAACGTGTATGGGCGAGAGAATGCCTATACCATCACCTTCCAGCCAAGCGACGATGATCCTGCCGTCACGCAGGCTGTCCAGCTTTCCCTCTTCAAATGGGTTCCATCCTTCACCTACAACTTCAAATTCTAG
- a CDS encoding DUF4249 domain-containing protein — translation MKSFTYILMGLMVALASTACEKVIDVDLEETDRVIVIEAALSEGTQDFQVNISKTTNYFGASEDLFVPDATVVLADDEGTTWPIDHVGEGVYVAPVTAMAGRTYTLTVEAEGETYTAISRLLQPVTLDSLTIEFQEPIGAFEGGYLVFLNYQDPAGVSNFYRALHERNGELQTGPDFLQLWDDGIVDGTETRLPLFNQFFEVGDTVMVEMRHLDEPVYDYYETLSAIIGTGGGGGSGVAAPANPNTNWTGNAQGHFSTYSSSYQTMIVE, via the coding sequence ATGAAATCATTTACATATATCCTCATGGGCCTGATGGTGGCATTGGCCTCCACCGCTTGCGAGAAAGTGATCGACGTGGATTTGGAGGAAACGGATCGCGTGATCGTCATCGAAGCCGCTTTGTCCGAGGGAACACAGGACTTTCAGGTGAATATCTCCAAGACGACCAACTACTTCGGAGCGAGTGAAGACCTCTTTGTACCAGATGCGACGGTTGTGCTAGCCGATGATGAGGGGACTACCTGGCCGATCGATCATGTCGGGGAAGGCGTGTATGTCGCCCCGGTTACCGCAATGGCTGGCCGTACCTATACCCTCACGGTAGAGGCCGAAGGAGAGACCTACACAGCGATTTCCAGATTGCTGCAACCAGTAACATTGGATTCCCTGACCATCGAATTTCAAGAACCCATTGGCGCCTTCGAAGGCGGCTATCTGGTCTTCCTGAATTATCAAGATCCGGCGGGAGTCTCCAATTTCTACCGAGCGCTTCACGAGCGAAATGGAGAATTGCAGACCGGCCCGGATTTTCTACAATTGTGGGATGATGGAATTGTGGATGGGACAGAAACCCGCCTACCGTTGTTCAATCAGTTTTTCGAAGTGGGGGATACCGTGATGGTGGAAATGCGCCATTTGGACGAACCCGTCTATGATTATTACGAGACATTGTCTGCGATCATCGGTACCGGTGGCGGAGGAGGAAGTGGCGTAGCCGCACCTGCGAATCCCAACACCAATTGGACCGGTAATGCACAAGGTCATTTCAGCACCTACAGCAGCTCCTATCAGACGATGATTGTGGAGTAG
- a CDS encoding tyrosine-protein phosphatase, with protein MFQPIKRGPKMVLAIVSILSLAYCQSPPSSQADQEVEARKASVSSTCGDSLDIPLPTNCREIEVFHPFEGLKNFREFAYSSQEPPLATPGKLYRSDALHALTEEDIAKMTEMGIRTIVDFRSAEEMEQYPDRVIPGTQTIHLPIGRNPSEVKELLPPEMISEIRALFIAGNVEAVDSLLESAHIDIAAARIERYQEFVTEFVKPYGEFMRILADTAHYPVLYHCQGGKDRTGFAGAMVLGALGYGDSEIIRDYLTTNLYQAQDLQAQWEKSSQKLRPAIGAHEAQMMAALHTVQTQYGSFNQYLVEGLGLTEVEIRQIREALLPVQ; from the coding sequence ATGTTTCAACCAATCAAACGGGGTCCAAAAATGGTGCTGGCAATCGTCAGCATCCTTTCCCTAGCCTATTGCCAATCTCCCCCTTCCTCCCAAGCAGATCAGGAAGTCGAAGCCCGGAAAGCCTCGGTGAGTTCAACTTGCGGAGATTCTCTCGACATTCCACTTCCTACAAACTGCCGGGAAATTGAAGTCTTTCATCCATTTGAAGGCCTCAAGAACTTCCGTGAATTTGCCTACAGTTCCCAAGAACCGCCCTTGGCAACGCCGGGCAAATTGTATCGGTCAGATGCCTTGCATGCACTGACAGAGGAGGATATCGCCAAAATGACCGAGATGGGAATCAGAACCATCGTGGATTTCCGGTCGGCAGAGGAAATGGAACAGTATCCAGACCGAGTCATTCCCGGCACCCAAACAATTCATCTGCCTATCGGTCGGAATCCGAGCGAGGTGAAGGAATTATTGCCGCCAGAAATGATCTCCGAAATCCGGGCACTTTTTATTGCGGGCAATGTTGAGGCAGTCGATTCCTTGCTCGAATCTGCCCATATCGATATTGCCGCTGCCCGGATTGAGCGCTATCAAGAATTTGTCACCGAATTCGTGAAGCCTTATGGCGAATTCATGCGGATCTTGGCGGATACAGCCCATTATCCGGTGCTATACCATTGTCAAGGCGGCAAGGACCGGACGGGCTTTGCAGGAGCGATGGTACTTGGCGCACTTGGGTATGGAGATTCCGAAATCATCCGGGATTACCTGACCACGAATCTATATCAAGCGCAGGACCTGCAGGCACAGTGGGAAAAAAGTTCCCAAAAGCTCCGGCCCGCTATCGGTGCTCATGAAGCCCAGATGATGGCCGCCCTCCATACTGTGCAAACACAATACGGCTCATTCAATCAATATCTCGTGGAAGGATTAGGATTGACAGAGGTGGAAATCCGCCAAATTCGGGAGGCCCTACTACCTGTACAGTAG
- a CDS encoding tyrosine-protein phosphatase: MNISKWISRGAILGTTILMACHSEPMFDDLGPLPILADAELVPHTSGRLQLKAQQKGTLGQLFSLDAEGQADYVHPVELDTAGLLPASFRVNAHPHFVYIQGKDTQMVAQRRLPLDGSYNFRDMGGIKTIDGYTVKFNKLFRSGSLADLSEDDKALLNTINFSTFFDFRRHEEIEAEPDPWEEMGVNYLHVPIGDTSLSRDKLIELIQQDTFQPEQVLIKGNRDFPKITQPQFTQYFETLLKPDSYPMLYHCTAGKDRTGLASVLVLSAIGVDRETVVQDYLLSNHHILPFAEEQLQKAAMIFGDNAHKLGPLMEVRAEYIQQALNVIDNEFGGMDNYLETALGVGPTEREQLKGLLLDGYTPVQDSVMISLDQ; encoded by the coding sequence ATGAATATTTCCAAATGGATTTCCAGAGGAGCAATTCTCGGAACCACGATCTTGATGGCTTGTCATTCAGAACCCATGTTTGACGATTTAGGGCCGCTTCCCATCCTCGCAGATGCCGAATTGGTTCCCCATACTTCCGGCAGACTACAGCTCAAGGCTCAACAGAAAGGTACCCTTGGCCAGTTATTTTCACTGGACGCGGAAGGTCAGGCAGACTATGTCCATCCTGTTGAACTCGATACCGCTGGTTTGCTTCCCGCTTCTTTCCGAGTGAATGCCCATCCGCATTTCGTCTACATTCAGGGGAAGGACACCCAAATGGTGGCTCAACGTCGTCTACCACTCGATGGATCCTACAATTTCCGTGATATGGGTGGAATCAAAACCATCGATGGATACACAGTGAAATTCAACAAATTGTTCAGATCGGGATCTCTGGCAGATCTATCTGAAGACGACAAGGCCTTGCTGAACACAATCAACTTCAGCACCTTCTTCGATTTTCGGAGACACGAAGAAATCGAGGCCGAGCCTGATCCTTGGGAAGAAATGGGGGTCAACTACCTTCACGTGCCGATTGGGGACACTTCCCTGAGTAGAGACAAATTGATCGAATTGATTCAGCAGGACACGTTCCAACCGGAGCAAGTCCTCATCAAGGGAAATCGCGATTTTCCCAAAATTACCCAACCACAATTCACCCAATACTTCGAGACCTTGCTGAAACCTGATTCCTACCCCATGCTGTACCATTGTACAGCGGGAAAAGATCGTACAGGCTTGGCTTCGGTGCTAGTATTGTCCGCAATTGGCGTTGATCGTGAAACTGTGGTTCAGGACTATCTCTTATCCAATCATCACATCCTTCCTTTTGCTGAAGAACAGTTGCAAAAAGCAGCCATGATCTTTGGCGACAATGCCCATAAACTCGGCCCCCTCATGGAAGTTCGTGCGGAATATATTCAGCAGGCACTCAACGTGATCGACAATGAATTTGGGGGAATGGACAACTATCTGGAGACGGCCTTGGGAGTGGGTCCAACTGAGCGAGAACAACTCAAAGGATTGTTGCTGGACGGATATACGCCCGTTCAAGACAGTGTGATGATTTCTCTAGACCAATAA
- a CDS encoding TonB-dependent receptor: MKRILPMILSLVMVFAGSLLGTNTMLAQGKASIIGRVIDANGPLPGVTVRLESTTIGAVSDNQGSFRITNVEAGSYKLLVSIIGYNTLEQSISVSASQVVNLGNIELSEATLELNDVMILGSYLPSQMRALSMMKESNAIQNVLASDAIGKLPDRNAAEAVQRIPGVTIERDQGEGRFAIVRGTPIEWNSARINGDRIPSTDILDGSRSTALDVIPSELIEYVTVTKAITPDMEGDVIGGVIDFQTRTAPVDGMFNVSLAGGYNAQVQDGTYNGSIVVGDRFLDNKLGVIATAAIWTRKWASDNYELEYNFQYPGEQGFSINNMQLRDYEGSRQTIGFNLATDYQIDDNNQLFARGLYNRFQDREFVRQHDFYYPDPLNPVAGIFPLSAAGNAELMARNANFLTTLYGGEIGGEHQLSSTMKVDWKGSYYLSDLTTGADSDLPVEAPGLAIAIFRQEVDYDNVSSDGYQYWGFDAPDGVGPMEAPFAAGTSTPLDASQMELQQLLNFGSDSREEDFVGQVNFELEPASEWKIKFGAKYRSKSKQSFFSIGPYLPLGKFIGMPELVQTLDQLEREPYDTKGGMLKELGSPYEDLFIDNITEDQLEALLAFAVSPEGQQVYLDATNTGEDAISKIDGSEQVTAGYGMAEWQATKDLSFVGGLRYEFTQVELNGFYGEEVDEELVLTEIEATNSYHAVQPMVHAKWEATENLNVRAAYTRTFARPNFSDLNPSALVDPGTIPTISQGNPNLKPTFSNNFDLLGSYYFKDVGILSGGVFYKDLKDVIFSNTTQLEMDGQLVNLVQPENSEDAWLFGVEVGFSKRLTFLPGFLSGFGVNTNYTFTQSEVAVPGFDDKQPLINQPEHIFNAILFYEKHGITARIAGNYKGEYVDEYRLAAGPAHYRWYDKNFTVDFNAAYAINNQIRVFVEVNNLTNEPLRYYHGSRERTEQEEYYSIRGQAGIRISL, translated from the coding sequence ATGAAACGAATTCTACCTATGATCTTGTCGTTGGTCATGGTGTTTGCAGGCTCCCTCTTGGGCACGAACACGATGCTGGCACAAGGCAAAGCAAGTATCATTGGCCGCGTGATCGACGCTAACGGGCCACTTCCGGGCGTCACTGTCCGCCTGGAGTCCACCACCATCGGTGCAGTATCTGACAATCAAGGTTCCTTCCGCATCACCAACGTGGAAGCTGGATCATACAAGCTGTTGGTTTCCATCATCGGGTACAACACCCTAGAGCAATCCATCTCGGTTTCCGCCTCACAGGTGGTTAACCTCGGAAATATCGAACTGAGTGAAGCCACATTGGAATTGAATGATGTCATGATCTTGGGCTCATATCTTCCCTCCCAGATGCGGGCTTTGAGCATGATGAAAGAATCCAATGCTATCCAGAATGTACTGGCTTCCGATGCCATCGGAAAACTTCCAGATCGCAATGCAGCCGAGGCCGTACAGCGGATCCCCGGCGTGACCATCGAACGAGATCAAGGAGAAGGCCGTTTTGCCATCGTCCGGGGTACCCCAATCGAATGGAACTCCGCTCGAATCAATGGCGACCGTATTCCATCAACCGATATTTTGGATGGATCTCGCTCTACCGCTTTGGATGTCATTCCATCAGAGTTGATCGAATATGTGACCGTAACCAAGGCCATCACGCCTGATATGGAGGGAGATGTCATCGGGGGTGTCATCGATTTCCAGACTCGCACCGCTCCTGTGGATGGGATGTTCAATGTCAGCTTGGCGGGTGGGTACAATGCCCAAGTTCAAGATGGAACCTATAACGGTTCAATAGTAGTTGGAGATCGATTCCTCGACAACAAGCTCGGCGTCATTGCTACAGCCGCTATCTGGACCCGCAAATGGGCATCCGACAACTACGAATTGGAATATAATTTCCAATACCCCGGAGAGCAGGGTTTCTCCATCAACAATATGCAATTGCGCGACTACGAAGGTAGCCGCCAGACAATTGGGTTCAACTTGGCGACTGACTACCAGATCGACGATAACAATCAATTGTTTGCCCGCGGATTGTACAATCGATTCCAAGACCGGGAATTTGTTCGCCAGCATGACTTCTACTACCCAGACCCTCTAAACCCAGTAGCCGGAATCTTCCCGCTGAGTGCTGCAGGCAACGCTGAATTGATGGCCCGGAACGCCAATTTTCTTACGACTCTCTACGGAGGCGAAATTGGTGGTGAGCACCAATTGAGCAGCACCATGAAGGTAGATTGGAAGGGTTCCTACTATTTGTCGGATTTGACTACGGGTGCAGATTCCGATTTGCCTGTAGAGGCTCCGGGTCTTGCGATCGCGATTTTCCGTCAAGAGGTGGATTACGACAACGTGAGCTCCGACGGCTACCAATACTGGGGATTTGATGCTCCAGATGGAGTTGGCCCCATGGAAGCACCATTCGCAGCCGGAACCTCCACCCCGTTGGATGCCAGCCAAATGGAACTCCAACAACTGCTAAACTTCGGTTCTGATTCCCGGGAAGAAGACTTCGTCGGTCAGGTGAACTTCGAACTGGAACCCGCCTCCGAATGGAAAATCAAGTTCGGTGCGAAATACCGTAGCAAGTCCAAGCAGTCCTTCTTCTCCATCGGACCCTATCTCCCGCTCGGCAAATTCATCGGAATGCCTGAATTGGTGCAGACATTGGATCAATTGGAGCGTGAACCTTATGACACCAAAGGAGGCATGCTCAAGGAATTGGGATCTCCTTATGAAGACCTCTTCATCGACAACATCACTGAGGACCAACTGGAAGCGCTACTGGCATTCGCAGTAAGCCCAGAAGGCCAACAAGTATATCTTGATGCCACCAATACAGGGGAAGATGCCATTTCCAAAATTGATGGTTCCGAACAAGTGACCGCTGGTTACGGAATGGCTGAATGGCAGGCAACCAAAGACTTGAGCTTTGTGGGTGGTCTTCGCTACGAATTCACCCAAGTGGAATTGAATGGATTCTATGGGGAAGAAGTAGACGAAGAGTTGGTTCTGACTGAAATCGAGGCGACCAACTCCTACCATGCCGTACAGCCGATGGTTCACGCAAAATGGGAGGCTACCGAAAACCTCAACGTACGTGCGGCCTACACCCGGACCTTTGCTCGTCCAAACTTCTCCGACCTGAATCCAAGTGCATTGGTCGATCCGGGAACCATCCCAACCATTTCCCAAGGTAATCCGAACTTGAAGCCTACCTTCTCCAACAACTTCGACCTGTTGGGTAGCTACTACTTCAAGGATGTGGGGATTCTCTCTGGGGGCGTGTTCTACAAGGATCTGAAAGATGTGATCTTCAGCAACACCACCCAGCTGGAAATGGACGGCCAATTGGTCAACCTCGTTCAGCCCGAAAACTCCGAAGATGCATGGCTGTTCGGTGTGGAGGTAGGATTCTCCAAGCGTCTGACCTTCCTGCCTGGATTCCTCAGCGGATTTGGGGTAAACACCAACTATACCTTCACCCAATCTGAGGTCGCAGTTCCTGGGTTCGATGACAAACAACCATTGATCAATCAGCCTGAGCATATCTTCAATGCGATCCTCTTTTACGAAAAGCATGGGATCACTGCACGAATTGCTGGTAACTACAAGGGTGAATATGTAGACGAATATCGTCTCGCTGCCGGCCCTGCACACTACCGTTGGTACGACAAAAACTTCACAGTAGACTTCAACGCGGCCTACGCGATCAACAACCAGATCCGTGTATTCGTCGAGGTCAACAACCTCACCAACGAGCCACTGAGATACTATCACGGGTCTCGCGAACGCACGGAGCAGGAGGAATACTACTCCATTCGTGGACAAGCCGGAATCCGGATCAGCTTGTAA